A single genomic interval of Acipenser ruthenus chromosome 28, fAciRut3.2 maternal haplotype, whole genome shotgun sequence harbors:
- the LOC117434460 gene encoding plakophilin-3-like isoform X2 yields MPNTSVSSYALPSEMHLGHGASGYDQISKSQRVQDQVRMRMIQNRQSGSTTVPRANGSVQNSASSEYRMSSGMKYATVNPAFSSKSHMYSMERKVAGPPVSQYGTARASGWSSRSAVEIGPNRKMSLGGRGGGGGGGGGGGVGSSIYSRGRDDMGYGYQTSQSTMRSVSRAQRDFDIMSMRSMQVNNSPVQIQPWVDDGEGSMISDHYAGGDGYGYSQVRTVSSNAGGSAMGTMRRTLSGTLASRSGDWQEEDQLYVNNVKPRGPAVRTLSRLNQNASRQNRMSMGSVSGSSTIQQQKMGGGNYVQCSNGSYGSLPITRAMSTMSLKSMTKGMDTFDGQEHISVGGKINDGFSDIDMHSAVEYLVASDPALQVLGAAYIQHECYNSTDAKNQAHSLKAIPRLVKLFNYPNQEVQRYATGAMRNLIYDNMQNKTALIAESGIPQLIEALREPDDELRKNVTGILWNLSSKDNLKDKLASETLSELTERVLVPLSQSDNQQSASESEIFYNTTGCLRNLSSVNEKVRQQMRECRGLVDSLVSYIQRSVETGKAEDKGVENAVCTLRNLSFQLYTEIPPSASMRLEGPSRRQDEGPGDVIGCFTPQSKKTKKKQVNDQLTFSEVAKDPKGMEWLWHPQIVSVYNRVLQRCEINSSTREAAAGALQNITAGDKRWAAVLSRVAMEQERILPTILDNLRTNNDQELRSLTGFLRNLSRYARNKDDMATKVVNNLLLKLPSDSSQTEPSSDVIINICGVLNNLVMGSSVAARDIAFFDGLQKLVPIKNNRNSASREKAAKAAMTVLGNMYHYNKLHRDYKLKGFRKEDFIDTSI; encoded by the exons ATG CCCAATACTTCTGTATCCAGCTATGCGCTGCCCTCTGAGATGCATCTTGGACACGGGGCCAGTGGCTACGACCAGATCTCAAAAAGCCAGCGTGTGCAGGACCAAGTGCGAATGCGGATGATCCAAAACAGACAGAGCGGCTCAACCACAGTCCCCAGGGCTAATGGCAGTGTCCAGAACAGCGCGTCTTCAG AATACAGAATGTCTTCCGGAATGAAGTATGCCACAGTAAACCCTGCATTCAGCTCCAAGTCTCACATGTACTCCATGGAGAGGAAAGTCGCA GGGCCGCCGGTGTCTCAGTACGGAACAGCCCGGGCCAGTGGCTGGAGCTCACGCTCTGCCGTGGAAATTGGTCCCAACAGGAAGATGAGcctgggagggagaggaggaggaggaggaggaggaggaggaggaggagtgggcaGCAGCATCTACAGTCGAGGGAGGGATGACATGGGCTACGGCTACCAGACCAGCCAATCCACCATGCGCAGCGTGAGCAGGGCCCAGCGAGACTTCGACATCATGTCCATGCGCTCCATGCAAGTGAACAACTCGCCTGTCCAGATCCAGCCTTGGGTGGACGATGGTGAGGGCAGCATGATCTCCGATCACTACGCGGGGGGAGATGGCTACGGGTACTCCCAGGTCCGGACGGTGTCCAGCAACGCCGGGGGCAGCGCGATGGGCACCATGAGGAGGACGCTCAGTGGGACCCTGGCCAGCAGGAGTGGGGACTGGCAGGAGGAGGATCAGCTGTACGTGAACAACGTGAAGCCCCGAGGTCCGGCCGTGCGCACCCTGAGCCGTCTGAACCAGAACGCTAGCCGGCAAAACAGAATGAGCATGGGCTCCGTTTCCGGGAGCAGCACCATACAGCAGCAGAAAATGGGTGGGGGAAACTACGTCCAGTGCTCAAACGGGTCCTATGGCAGTCTGCCGATTACCAGGGCCATGTCCACCATGAGTCTGAAGAGCATGACAAAGGGAATGGACACCTTCGATGGGCAGGAGCACATCAGTGTTGGAGGGAAAATAAATGACGG gtTCAGTGATATTGACATGCACTCTGCTGTTGAATACCTGGTTGCCTCTGACCCAGCACTGCAAGTTTTGGGAGCTGCATATATCCAGCATGAATGTTATAACAGCACTGATGCCAAAAATCAG gCGCACTCCCTGAAGGCTATCCCACGCCTGGTGAAGCTGTTCAACTACCCGAACCAGGAAGTGCAGCGCTACGCCACGGGGGCCATGCGCAACCTCATCTACGACAACATGCAGAATAAGACAGCGCTCATCGCGGAGAGCGGCATCCCACAGCTCATAGAGGCCCTGCGTGAGCCCGACGACGAGCTGCGCAAGAACGTCACGG GGATCCTCTGGAATCTGTCCTCCAAGGACAATCTGAAGGACAAGCTGGCCAGCGAGACCCTGTCTGAGCTGACGGAGCGTGTCCTGGTGCCCCTGTCTCAGTCTGACAATCAGCAGAGTGCCTCTGAGTCTGAGATCTTCTACAACACCACTGGCTGCCTCAG aAATTTGAGCTCAGTGAACGAGAAGGTTCGCCAGCAGATGCGGGAGTGCAGAGGGCTGGTGGACTCCCTGGTCAGCTACATCCAGCGCTCTGTGGAGACTGGCAAGGCAGAGGACAAG GGCGTGGAGAATGCGGTGTGCACCCTGCGCAATCTCTCTTTTCAGCTCTACACGGAGATCCCACCCTCGGCGTCCATGCGTCTGGAGGGACCGTCTCGCAGACAGGACGAGGGGCCGGGTGACGTCATCGGCTGTTTCACCCCCCAGAGCAAGAAAACCAAAAAG AAGCAGGTCAATGACCAGCTGACGTTCTCCGAGGTGGCCAAAGACCCCAAGGGCATGGAGTGGCTGTGGCACCCCCAGATTGTGAGCGTGTACAACAGAGTGCTGCAGCGCTGTGAGATCAACAGCAGCACACGTGAGGCAGCCGCTGGGGCACTGCAGAACATCACGGCCGGGGACAAGAGG TGGGCTGCTGTGCTGAGTCGAGTAGCCATGGAACAAGAAAGGATCCTGCCGACCATCCTGGACAATCTGAGAACGAACAACGACCAGGAGCTGCGTTCACTGACCGGCTTCTTACGCAACCTGTCCCGCTACGCCCGCAACAAAGATGACATGG CAACGAAGGTAGTGAACAACCTGCTGCTCAAGCTGCCTAGCGACAGCAGCCAGACGGAACCCTCCAGTGATGTCATCATCAACATCTGCGGCGTTCTCAACAATCTGGTGATGGGGAGCTCGGTGGCGGCCCGGGACATTGCCTTCTTCGACGGGCTGCAGAAACTCGTGCCGATCAAGAACAACCGGAACAG TGCCTCCAGAGAGAAGGCAGCTAAGGCAGCCATGACTGTCCTGGGAAACATGTACCACTACAACAAACTGCACCGCGACTACAAACTG AAAGGATTTAGGAAAGAGGACTTTATCGATACCAgcatctga
- the LOC117434460 gene encoding plakophilin-3-like isoform X1 — protein sequence MSAVHEGVFLSALQPNTSVSSYALPSEMHLGHGASGYDQISKSQRVQDQVRMRMIQNRQSGSTTVPRANGSVQNSASSEYRMSSGMKYATVNPAFSSKSHMYSMERKVAGPPVSQYGTARASGWSSRSAVEIGPNRKMSLGGRGGGGGGGGGGGVGSSIYSRGRDDMGYGYQTSQSTMRSVSRAQRDFDIMSMRSMQVNNSPVQIQPWVDDGEGSMISDHYAGGDGYGYSQVRTVSSNAGGSAMGTMRRTLSGTLASRSGDWQEEDQLYVNNVKPRGPAVRTLSRLNQNASRQNRMSMGSVSGSSTIQQQKMGGGNYVQCSNGSYGSLPITRAMSTMSLKSMTKGMDTFDGQEHISVGGKINDGFSDIDMHSAVEYLVASDPALQVLGAAYIQHECYNSTDAKNQAHSLKAIPRLVKLFNYPNQEVQRYATGAMRNLIYDNMQNKTALIAESGIPQLIEALREPDDELRKNVTGILWNLSSKDNLKDKLASETLSELTERVLVPLSQSDNQQSASESEIFYNTTGCLRNLSSVNEKVRQQMRECRGLVDSLVSYIQRSVETGKAEDKGVENAVCTLRNLSFQLYTEIPPSASMRLEGPSRRQDEGPGDVIGCFTPQSKKTKKKQVNDQLTFSEVAKDPKGMEWLWHPQIVSVYNRVLQRCEINSSTREAAAGALQNITAGDKRWAAVLSRVAMEQERILPTILDNLRTNNDQELRSLTGFLRNLSRYARNKDDMATKVVNNLLLKLPSDSSQTEPSSDVIINICGVLNNLVMGSSVAARDIAFFDGLQKLVPIKNNRNSASREKAAKAAMTVLGNMYHYNKLHRDYKLKGFRKEDFIDTSI from the exons ATGAGTGCCGTGCATGAAGGCGTATTTTTGTCTGCTCTCCAGCCCAATACTTCTGTATCCAGCTATGCGCTGCCCTCTGAGATGCATCTTGGACACGGGGCCAGTGGCTACGACCAGATCTCAAAAAGCCAGCGTGTGCAGGACCAAGTGCGAATGCGGATGATCCAAAACAGACAGAGCGGCTCAACCACAGTCCCCAGGGCTAATGGCAGTGTCCAGAACAGCGCGTCTTCAG AATACAGAATGTCTTCCGGAATGAAGTATGCCACAGTAAACCCTGCATTCAGCTCCAAGTCTCACATGTACTCCATGGAGAGGAAAGTCGCA GGGCCGCCGGTGTCTCAGTACGGAACAGCCCGGGCCAGTGGCTGGAGCTCACGCTCTGCCGTGGAAATTGGTCCCAACAGGAAGATGAGcctgggagggagaggaggaggaggaggaggaggaggaggaggaggagtgggcaGCAGCATCTACAGTCGAGGGAGGGATGACATGGGCTACGGCTACCAGACCAGCCAATCCACCATGCGCAGCGTGAGCAGGGCCCAGCGAGACTTCGACATCATGTCCATGCGCTCCATGCAAGTGAACAACTCGCCTGTCCAGATCCAGCCTTGGGTGGACGATGGTGAGGGCAGCATGATCTCCGATCACTACGCGGGGGGAGATGGCTACGGGTACTCCCAGGTCCGGACGGTGTCCAGCAACGCCGGGGGCAGCGCGATGGGCACCATGAGGAGGACGCTCAGTGGGACCCTGGCCAGCAGGAGTGGGGACTGGCAGGAGGAGGATCAGCTGTACGTGAACAACGTGAAGCCCCGAGGTCCGGCCGTGCGCACCCTGAGCCGTCTGAACCAGAACGCTAGCCGGCAAAACAGAATGAGCATGGGCTCCGTTTCCGGGAGCAGCACCATACAGCAGCAGAAAATGGGTGGGGGAAACTACGTCCAGTGCTCAAACGGGTCCTATGGCAGTCTGCCGATTACCAGGGCCATGTCCACCATGAGTCTGAAGAGCATGACAAAGGGAATGGACACCTTCGATGGGCAGGAGCACATCAGTGTTGGAGGGAAAATAAATGACGG gtTCAGTGATATTGACATGCACTCTGCTGTTGAATACCTGGTTGCCTCTGACCCAGCACTGCAAGTTTTGGGAGCTGCATATATCCAGCATGAATGTTATAACAGCACTGATGCCAAAAATCAG gCGCACTCCCTGAAGGCTATCCCACGCCTGGTGAAGCTGTTCAACTACCCGAACCAGGAAGTGCAGCGCTACGCCACGGGGGCCATGCGCAACCTCATCTACGACAACATGCAGAATAAGACAGCGCTCATCGCGGAGAGCGGCATCCCACAGCTCATAGAGGCCCTGCGTGAGCCCGACGACGAGCTGCGCAAGAACGTCACGG GGATCCTCTGGAATCTGTCCTCCAAGGACAATCTGAAGGACAAGCTGGCCAGCGAGACCCTGTCTGAGCTGACGGAGCGTGTCCTGGTGCCCCTGTCTCAGTCTGACAATCAGCAGAGTGCCTCTGAGTCTGAGATCTTCTACAACACCACTGGCTGCCTCAG aAATTTGAGCTCAGTGAACGAGAAGGTTCGCCAGCAGATGCGGGAGTGCAGAGGGCTGGTGGACTCCCTGGTCAGCTACATCCAGCGCTCTGTGGAGACTGGCAAGGCAGAGGACAAG GGCGTGGAGAATGCGGTGTGCACCCTGCGCAATCTCTCTTTTCAGCTCTACACGGAGATCCCACCCTCGGCGTCCATGCGTCTGGAGGGACCGTCTCGCAGACAGGACGAGGGGCCGGGTGACGTCATCGGCTGTTTCACCCCCCAGAGCAAGAAAACCAAAAAG AAGCAGGTCAATGACCAGCTGACGTTCTCCGAGGTGGCCAAAGACCCCAAGGGCATGGAGTGGCTGTGGCACCCCCAGATTGTGAGCGTGTACAACAGAGTGCTGCAGCGCTGTGAGATCAACAGCAGCACACGTGAGGCAGCCGCTGGGGCACTGCAGAACATCACGGCCGGGGACAAGAGG TGGGCTGCTGTGCTGAGTCGAGTAGCCATGGAACAAGAAAGGATCCTGCCGACCATCCTGGACAATCTGAGAACGAACAACGACCAGGAGCTGCGTTCACTGACCGGCTTCTTACGCAACCTGTCCCGCTACGCCCGCAACAAAGATGACATGG CAACGAAGGTAGTGAACAACCTGCTGCTCAAGCTGCCTAGCGACAGCAGCCAGACGGAACCCTCCAGTGATGTCATCATCAACATCTGCGGCGTTCTCAACAATCTGGTGATGGGGAGCTCGGTGGCGGCCCGGGACATTGCCTTCTTCGACGGGCTGCAGAAACTCGTGCCGATCAAGAACAACCGGAACAG TGCCTCCAGAGAGAAGGCAGCTAAGGCAGCCATGACTGTCCTGGGAAACATGTACCACTACAACAAACTGCACCGCGACTACAAACTG AAAGGATTTAGGAAAGAGGACTTTATCGATACCAgcatctga